Proteins encoded by one window of Chlorocebus sabaeus isolate Y175 unplaced genomic scaffold, mChlSab1.0.hap1 unalloc_scaffold_496, whole genome shotgun sequence:
- the LOC140711286 gene encoding protein FAM90A5-like, producing the protein MMAQRDPKSGANRLVRAQTLQKQQRVPVGPRAPPPDEEDPRVKCKNCGAFGHTARSTRCPMKCWNGALVPQTFGRKEGKENRKPWKPQVRRNPGPLNKEKGEKEARPRQEDLQRKALLQIFSGTPPEKLPPNRKESMESCDYLRVANRPMPVHTTNKRPRVDRALTDGSATKMSDTVSVLASLSPLRKASLSSSSSLRPKERQTGAVADIPQPGVRQQGPEPFVVVKPTHSRPQGGCREVPQAASKPHGLMRVISPQAQDKHPVVTSQPCPPADTHSLGLGFNLSFRPGAKRPVQALTQACLNFPKKPRMGPFQMPENAIQGGELGAPETLQPPPAATELRPSPSPQMSKGTPAQVPSSDRQPPHSRPCLPTAQACTMSHHPAASHDGAQPLRMLFRRLENGWWSSSLLTATSFPSPEKPGAFLAHSPHVSEKSEAPCVPVPLSVLCEDLQVSSSSEDSDSDLE; encoded by the exons ATGATGGCACAACGTGACCCCAAAAGTGGGGCAAACCGACTCGTGAGAGCCCAGACCCTCCAGAAGCAGCAGAGGGTCCCAGTTGGGCCAAGGGCTCCCCCACCCGATGAAGAAGATCCCAGG GTCAAGTGCAAAAACTGCGGGGCCTTTGGCCACACGGCCAGAAGTACCAGGTGCCCCATGAAGTGCTGGAACGGAGCCCTGGTTCCCCAGACctttgggagaaaggaagggaaggaaaaccgGAAACCATGGAAGCCCCAGGTTCGAAGGAACCCTGGGCCCTTgaacaaggaaaagggagagaaggaagcgaGACCAAG gCAAGAAGACCTGCAGAGGAAGGCTCTCCTCCAGATCTTTTCCGGGACACCTCCGGAGAAGCTGCCGCCAAATCGAAAAGAATCCATGGAATCTTGTGATTATCTGAGG GTTGCAAACAGGCCAATGCCGGTCCACACAACTAATAAGAGGCCACGCGTGGACCGTGCCCTCACTGATGGCTCAGCTACCAAAATGTCTGACACGGTATCCGTCTTGGCTTCACTGTCTCCCCTCAGAAAAGCCAGTCTGAGCTCCTCGTCAAGTCTCCGACCAAAGGAACGACAGACAGGGGCTGTGGCCGACATCCCTCAGCCTGGAGTCAGGCAGCAGGGCCCGGAGCCTTTCGTCGTGGTGAAGCCGACACACAGCAGGCCTCAGGGTGGCTGTCGAGAAGTTCCCCAGGCTGCCTCCAAGCCCCACGGCCTGATGCGGGTCATCAGCCCCCAGGCACAAGACAAACATCCTGTGGTGAcctcacagccctgcccaccagcCGACACACACAGCTTGGGCCTCGGCTTCAATCTCAGTTTCAGGCCAGGAGCCAAGAGACCTGTCCAGGCTCTGACTCAGGCTTGCCTGAACTTCCCCAAGAAACCGAGAATGGGTCCCTTCCAGATGCCCGAAAATGCCATCCAGGGAGGTGAGCTGGGGGCCCCGGAGACTCTCCAACCTCCGCCAGCTGCAACCGAACTCAGACCAAGTCCGTCGCCCCAGATGAGCAAGGGGACACCCGCCCAGGTGCCCAGCAGCGACCGGCAGCCTCCGCACAGCAGACCTTGCCTGCCTACTGCCCAGGCCTGCACCATGTCCCATCACCCAGCAGCCAGCCACGATGGGGCCCAGCCTCTCAGAATGCTCTTTCGGAGACTAGAAAACGGGTGGTGGAGCTCCAGCCTCCTGACAGCTACCTCGTTTCCCTCTCCTGAGAAGCCGGGAGCCTTCCTCGCTCACAGCCCTCATGTCTCAGAGAAGTCTGAGGCTCCCTGTGTTCCTGTCCCCCTGAGTGTCCTCTGTGAGGACCTTCAGGtttcctcctcctcagaggaCAGCGATTCTGACCTGGAGTGA